The following are encoded in a window of Hippoglossus stenolepis isolate QCI-W04-F060 chromosome 10, HSTE1.2, whole genome shotgun sequence genomic DNA:
- the LOC118116065 gene encoding LOW QUALITY PROTEIN: histone H2B 1.2 (The sequence of the model RefSeq protein was modified relative to this genomic sequence to represent the inferred CDS: inserted 2 bases in 1 codon), translating into MPEPAKPAPKKGSKKAVAKAPVXGGKKRRKSRKESYAIYVYKVLKQVHPDTGISSKAMGIMNCFVSDIFERIAGEASRLAHYNKRSTITSREIQTAVRLLLPGELAKHAVSEGTKAVTKYTSSK; encoded by the exons ATGCCTGAACCAGCGAAGCCTGCGCCCAAGAAGGGCTCCAAGAAAGCGGTGGCGAAGGCCCCGGT GGgcggaaagaagaggagaaagtccagGAAGGAGAGCTACGCCATCTACGTGTACAAGGTGCTGAAGCAGGTCCACCCCGACACTGGGATCTCCTCCAAGGCCATGGGCATCATGAACTGCTTCGTGAGCGACATCTTCGAGCGCATCGCCGGTGAGGCCTCTCGTCTGGCTCATTACAACAAGCgctccaccatcacctccagggAGATTCAGACCGccgtccgcctgctgctgcccggGGAGCTGGCTAAACACGCCGTGTCTGAGGGCACCAAGGCCGTGACCAAGTACACCAGCTCCAAGTAA